From a single Serratia surfactantfaciens genomic region:
- a CDS encoding glutathionylspermidine synthase family protein — MKRIAITERPDWREKATEFGFRFHTMYGEPYWCEDAYYQFTLAQIEEIESATAELHQMCLQVVEKVVASDELMAKFCIPKHTWEFVRSSWRTNQPSLYSRLDLAYDGVNPPKLLENNADTPTSLYEAAFFQWLWLEDQINAGKLDPQSDQYNSLQEKLIERFAELKAHHGFGLLHLACCQDSEEDRGTVQYLQDCAQEAGLPTEFLFMEDIGLGEKGQFTDLQDQVIGNLFKLYPWEFMLREMFSTKLEDAGVRWLEPAWKSIISNKALLPLLWEMFPNHPNLLPAYFAQDDHPPMDHYVTKPLFSREGANIQIVENGQEVARVDGPYGEEGMIVQQFHPLPKFEDSYTLIGSWLVNDQPCGIGLREDRELITQDLSRFYPHTILG, encoded by the coding sequence ATGAAACGTATTGCCATTACCGAGCGCCCGGACTGGCGCGAAAAAGCGACCGAGTTCGGTTTCCGTTTCCACACCATGTACGGCGAGCCGTACTGGTGTGAAGACGCCTATTACCAGTTCACGCTGGCGCAGATTGAAGAGATCGAAAGCGCCACCGCCGAGCTGCACCAGATGTGCCTGCAGGTGGTGGAGAAAGTGGTCGCCAGCGACGAGCTGATGGCCAAGTTCTGCATCCCGAAACACACCTGGGAGTTCGTACGCAGCTCCTGGCGCACCAACCAGCCGTCGCTGTATTCGCGTCTCGATCTGGCCTACGACGGCGTCAACCCGCCGAAGCTGCTGGAGAACAACGCCGATACGCCGACCTCACTCTATGAGGCGGCCTTCTTCCAGTGGCTGTGGCTGGAAGACCAGATCAACGCCGGCAAGCTGGATCCGCAATCGGATCAGTACAACAGCCTGCAGGAGAAGCTGATCGAGCGTTTCGCCGAGCTGAAAGCGCACCACGGCTTCGGTCTGCTGCACCTGGCGTGCTGCCAGGACAGCGAAGAAGATCGCGGCACGGTGCAATATCTGCAGGACTGCGCGCAGGAAGCCGGTCTGCCGACCGAATTCCTGTTCATGGAAGACATTGGCCTTGGCGAGAAAGGCCAGTTCACCGATCTGCAGGATCAGGTGATCGGCAACCTGTTCAAGCTCTACCCGTGGGAGTTCATGCTGCGCGAGATGTTCTCCACCAAGCTGGAAGACGCCGGCGTGCGTTGGCTGGAGCCGGCCTGGAAGAGCATCATCTCCAACAAGGCGCTGCTGCCGCTGCTGTGGGAAATGTTCCCGAACCACCCTAACCTGCTGCCGGCTTATTTCGCGCAAGACGATCATCCGCCGATGGATCATTACGTCACCAAGCCGCTGTTCTCACGCGAAGGCGCCAATATCCAGATCGTCGAAAACGGTCAGGAAGTGGCGCGCGTCGATGGGCCGTACGGCGAAGAAGGCATGATCGTGCAGCAGTTCCATCCGCTGCCGAAGTTCGAAGACAGCTACACGCTGATCGGCAGCTGGCTGGTGAACGATCAACCTTGCGGTATCGGCCTGCGCGAAGATCGCGAACTGATCACGCAGGATCTGTCGCGCTTCTATCCGCACACCATCCTCGGCTGA
- the ygiD gene encoding 4,5-DOPA dioxygenase extradiol — MNTSRMPALFLGHGSPMNVLEDNRYTRAWRALGESLPRPKAIVAVSAHWYTRGTAVTAMEKPKTIHDFGGFPQALFDTRYPAPGSPTLAAQLQQILAPVPVTADLGEWGLDHGTWGVLIKMYPDADIPVVQLSVDGTQPAAYHYELGRKLAALRDEGVMIVASGNVVHNLRMVKWQGDTSAYPWAESFNNFVRDNLRYRGDNHPLVDFMRHEGAALSNPTPEHYLPLLYVLGGWDGKEAISVPIDGIEMGALSMLSVQVG, encoded by the coding sequence ATGAACACCTCTCGTATGCCGGCACTGTTCCTGGGCCATGGTAGCCCGATGAACGTGCTGGAAGACAACCGCTACACCCGGGCATGGCGTGCGTTGGGTGAGTCATTGCCGCGCCCGAAGGCGATCGTGGCGGTTTCCGCGCATTGGTACACCCGCGGCACTGCGGTCACCGCGATGGAAAAACCCAAAACCATTCACGACTTCGGGGGGTTCCCGCAGGCGCTGTTTGATACCCGCTATCCGGCGCCGGGCTCTCCCACGCTGGCCGCGCAGCTGCAGCAAATCCTGGCGCCGGTGCCGGTAACGGCGGATCTCGGCGAGTGGGGATTGGATCACGGTACCTGGGGCGTATTGATCAAAATGTATCCCGATGCTGATATTCCGGTGGTGCAGCTCAGCGTCGACGGCACACAGCCGGCGGCCTATCACTATGAGCTGGGCCGCAAACTCGCCGCGCTGCGGGACGAGGGCGTGATGATCGTCGCCAGCGGTAACGTGGTGCACAACCTGCGCATGGTGAAATGGCAGGGCGATACCAGCGCCTACCCGTGGGCGGAATCATTCAATAACTTTGTCCGGGATAACCTGCGTTATCGGGGCGATAACCATCCGCTGGTGGATTTCATGCGCCATGAGGGGGCGGCGCTGTCGAATCCGACGCCGGAACACTATCTGCCGTTGCTGTATGTGCTTGGCGGTTGGGATGGAAAAGAGGCCATCAGCGTGCCGATCGATGGTATCGAAATGGGGGCGCTGAGTATGCTGTCGGTACAGGTGGGATAA
- a CDS encoding alkaline phosphatase: MFRPTLATRLALSMTLLATATAAAGAADKAQLTQREDPYFLQAQTQLQQRLKQTPNTNRAKNVILVVGDGMGFSTVTAARIFEGQQRGVDGESNVLAWEAFPYLAAAKTYSADAQITDSAPSAVAMTTGVKTINDLMGLNHTAALNNCEDQQTKTVTTLWEMAATLGMSTGAVTTATITHATPGATYAHIANRDWESDAKMPADALAAGCRDIARQLVEMKYGNGLNVAMGGGRANFLPDGVSDPEYPDKKGARKDGRDLTQAWLQRYGERGQYVWNQAQFDKIDPAKVDHLLALFEPSHMNFEHDRRQDAAGEPSLAEMTGKAIDILARNPEGYLLLVEGGRIDHGSHNGNAYRTLSDAAALNEAVKTIVDKVNLDETLVIVTGDHSHTLTIAGYAKRGNPILGISVGVDGKPRLGSDGKPYTTAGFANGPGGTIPLTERPALTMEQATAPDFIQPALVPLKSETHGGEDLGIYAIGPWAHLFQGTVEENYTFHVMNYASRIGERLSKQ, translated from the coding sequence ATGTTCAGACCCACACTGGCAACCCGCCTGGCGCTTTCCATGACCTTGCTGGCCACCGCAACGGCAGCCGCCGGCGCGGCGGACAAAGCGCAGCTGACGCAGCGCGAAGACCCTTATTTCCTTCAGGCGCAAACTCAGCTGCAACAGCGGCTGAAGCAAACACCAAACACCAACCGCGCCAAAAACGTCATTCTGGTGGTCGGCGACGGCATGGGGTTTTCCACCGTGACCGCCGCTCGCATTTTTGAAGGGCAGCAGCGCGGCGTGGACGGCGAATCCAACGTGCTGGCCTGGGAAGCGTTCCCCTATCTGGCGGCGGCCAAAACCTATTCCGCCGACGCCCAAATCACCGACTCCGCGCCCAGCGCGGTGGCGATGACCACCGGTGTCAAAACCATCAACGATCTGATGGGCCTCAACCATACGGCCGCCCTCAACAATTGCGAAGACCAGCAAACCAAGACCGTCACCACGCTGTGGGAGATGGCCGCAACGCTCGGCATGTCCACCGGCGCCGTGACGACCGCGACCATTACCCACGCCACGCCGGGCGCCACCTATGCCCATATCGCCAACCGCGACTGGGAATCCGACGCCAAAATGCCGGCGGATGCTCTGGCCGCAGGCTGCCGCGACATCGCACGCCAGCTGGTGGAAATGAAATACGGCAACGGCCTGAACGTGGCGATGGGCGGTGGGCGCGCCAACTTCCTGCCCGACGGCGTGAGCGATCCGGAATACCCCGACAAGAAAGGCGCCAGAAAGGATGGCCGCGACCTGACGCAGGCCTGGCTGCAACGCTACGGCGAGCGTGGGCAATACGTATGGAATCAAGCGCAGTTCGACAAAATCGATCCGGCCAAAGTCGACCACCTGCTGGCCCTGTTCGAACCGTCGCACATGAACTTCGAGCACGATCGGCGGCAAGACGCGGCGGGAGAGCCTTCGCTGGCGGAAATGACCGGCAAGGCCATCGATATTTTGGCCAGGAATCCCGAAGGCTACCTGCTGTTGGTGGAGGGCGGACGCATCGATCACGGCAGCCATAACGGTAACGCCTACCGCACGCTGAGCGACGCGGCCGCGCTGAACGAAGCGGTGAAAACCATCGTCGACAAGGTCAATCTGGACGAGACCCTGGTGATCGTAACCGGCGATCACAGCCACACGCTGACCATTGCCGGCTATGCCAAGCGAGGCAATCCCATCCTCGGCATTTCCGTCGGCGTCGACGGCAAACCGCGGCTGGGCAGCGACGGCAAGCCTTACACCACCGCCGGCTTCGCCAACGGCCCCGGCGGCACAATCCCATTGACCGAGCGCCCGGCATTGACCATGGAGCAGGCCACTGCGCCCGACTTTATTCAGCCAGCGCTGGTGCCGCTGAAAAGTGAGACGCACGGCGGGGAAGATCTCGGCATCTACGCCATCGGCCCCTGGGCGCATCTGTTCCAGGGTACGGTAGAGGAGAACTACACCTTCCACGTGATGAATTACGCCAGCCGCATCGGCGAACGCCTGTCAAAACAGTAG
- the ribB gene encoding 3,4-dihydroxy-2-butanone-4-phosphate synthase — MNQTLLSDFGTPTERVERAIDALRNGRGVMVLDDENRENEGDMIFAAETMTVEQMALTIRHGSGIVCLCITEERRQQLELPMMVTNNSSQFQTAFTVTIEAAQGVTTGVSASDRLTTIRAAVADSAKPSDLNRPGHVFPLRAQPGGVLSRRGHTEATIDLVSMAGFKPAGVLCELTNDDGSMAHAPEVITFAKQHDMVVLTIEDLVAYRQAHEKKAS, encoded by the coding sequence ATGAATCAGACGCTACTTTCAGACTTCGGCACGCCGACAGAACGCGTTGAACGCGCGATCGACGCACTGCGCAACGGGCGCGGCGTGATGGTGCTCGATGATGAAAATCGTGAAAACGAAGGTGATATGATCTTCGCCGCGGAAACCATGACCGTTGAGCAGATGGCGCTGACCATTCGCCACGGCAGCGGTATCGTGTGCCTGTGCATCACCGAAGAACGCCGTCAGCAGCTTGAGCTGCCGATGATGGTGACCAACAACTCCAGCCAGTTCCAGACCGCCTTCACCGTGACCATCGAAGCGGCGCAGGGCGTGACTACCGGGGTTTCCGCTTCCGATCGCCTGACCACCATCCGTGCGGCGGTGGCAGACAGCGCCAAGCCGAGCGACCTGAACCGTCCGGGCCACGTATTCCCGCTGCGCGCGCAGCCGGGCGGCGTGCTGAGCCGCCGCGGTCACACCGAAGCGACCATCGATCTGGTCTCCATGGCCGGCTTCAAACCTGCTGGCGTGCTGTGTGAACTGACCAACGACGATGGCAGCATGGCGCATGCGCCGGAAGTGATCACCTTCGCCAAACAGCACGACATGGTGGTGCTGACCATCGAAGATCTGGTGGCCTACCGCCAGGCGCACGAGAAAAAAGCCAGCTGA
- the ubiK gene encoding ubiquinone biosynthesis accessory factor UbiK: MIDPKKIEQIARQVHESMPKGVREFGEDVEKKIRQVLQSQLTRLDLVNREEFDVQTQVLLRTREKLALLEQRMAELESKLSAAPAAKQEDE, translated from the coding sequence ATGATTGACCCGAAAAAAATCGAACAAATCGCACGCCAGGTTCATGAGTCCATGCCTAAAGGCGTTCGTGAATTCGGGGAAGACGTTGAGAAAAAAATCCGTCAGGTACTGCAGTCGCAGCTTACCCGCCTGGATTTGGTTAACCGCGAAGAGTTCGACGTACAGACTCAGGTGCTGCTGCGCACCCGCGAGAAGCTGGCGCTGTTGGAACAGCGCATGGCCGAGCTGGAAAGTAAACTGAGCGCGGCGCCGGCGGCCAAACAGGAAGACGAGTAA
- the hldE gene encoding bifunctional D-glycero-beta-D-manno-heptose-7-phosphate kinase/D-glycero-beta-D-manno-heptose 1-phosphate adenylyltransferase HldE: protein MKVTLPDFRRAGVLVVGDVMLDRYWYGPTSRISPEAPVPVVKVDTIEERPGGAANVAMNIASLGATSRLVGLTGIDDAARALSAKLNEVNVRCDFVSVPTHPTITKLRVLSRNQQLIRLDFEEGFSNVDPQPMLERIQQALPQIGALVLSDYAKGALSQVQGMIQLARAAKVPVLIDPKGSDFERYRGATLLTPNLSEFEAVVGHCKDEAELVERGMKLVADFELSALLVTRSEHGMTLLQPGVEPLHLPTQAQEVFDVTGAGDTVIGVLAASLAAGNSLEESCFLANAAAGVVVGKLGTSTVSPIELENAVRGRAETGFGVMTEAQLKHAVAQARQRGEKVVMTNGIFDILHAGHVSYLANARKLGDRLIVAVNSDASTKRLKGETRPVNALENRMIVLGALEAVDWVVPFEEDTPQRLIADILPDLLVKGGDYKPEEIAGSAEVWANGGDVKVLNFEDGLSTTNIIKAIKDGRG, encoded by the coding sequence ATGAAAGTTACGCTGCCTGATTTTCGCCGCGCCGGTGTGCTGGTGGTCGGTGACGTCATGTTGGATCGCTATTGGTATGGGCCGACCAGCCGCATTTCACCGGAAGCCCCGGTGCCGGTGGTCAAGGTCGATACCATCGAAGAGCGTCCCGGCGGCGCGGCTAACGTGGCGATGAACATCGCTTCGCTGGGGGCAACGTCCCGCCTGGTGGGCCTGACCGGCATCGACGATGCGGCGCGGGCGCTGAGCGCCAAGCTGAATGAAGTCAACGTGCGCTGCGACTTCGTCTCGGTGCCGACCCATCCGACCATCACCAAGCTGCGCGTGCTGTCGCGTAACCAGCAGCTGATCCGTCTCGACTTCGAAGAAGGCTTCTCCAACGTCGATCCGCAGCCGATGCTGGAGCGCATTCAGCAGGCGCTGCCGCAGATCGGCGCGCTGGTGCTGTCCGATTACGCCAAGGGCGCGCTCAGCCAGGTGCAGGGCATGATCCAATTGGCGCGCGCCGCCAAAGTGCCGGTGCTGATCGATCCGAAAGGTTCTGATTTTGAACGCTATCGCGGCGCGACGCTGCTGACGCCGAACCTGTCCGAATTTGAAGCGGTGGTGGGCCATTGCAAGGATGAGGCGGAACTGGTGGAACGCGGCATGAAGCTGGTGGCGGATTTCGAGCTGTCGGCGCTGCTGGTCACCCGTTCCGAGCACGGCATGACGCTGCTGCAGCCTGGCGTTGAGCCGCTGCACTTGCCGACCCAGGCGCAGGAAGTGTTCGATGTGACCGGCGCCGGCGACACCGTGATCGGCGTGCTGGCCGCCTCGCTGGCCGCCGGCAACTCGCTGGAAGAGTCCTGTTTCCTGGCCAACGCCGCCGCCGGCGTAGTGGTGGGCAAACTCGGTACGTCCACCGTGTCGCCTATCGAGCTGGAAAACGCGGTGCGCGGCCGTGCCGAAACCGGTTTTGGCGTGATGACCGAAGCGCAGTTGAAACACGCCGTGGCGCAGGCGCGCCAGCGCGGCGAGAAAGTCGTGATGACCAACGGCATCTTCGACATTCTGCATGCCGGCCACGTTTCCTATCTGGCCAACGCTCGCAAACTGGGCGATCGCCTGATCGTGGCGGTGAACAGCGATGCGTCGACCAAGCGTTTGAAAGGGGAAACACGCCCGGTCAACGCGCTGGAGAATCGCATGATCGTGCTGGGCGCGCTGGAAGCGGTGGATTGGGTGGTGCCGTTCGAAGAAGACACGCCGCAGCGTCTGATTGCCGACATTCTGCCGGATCTGCTGGTGAAAGGCGGTGATTACAAACCGGAAGAGATTGCCGGCAGTGCGGAAGTGTGGGCCAACGGCGGCGATGTCAAAGTGCTGAACTTTGAAGACGGCCTGTCGACCACCAACATCATCAAAGCGATCAAAGACGGGCGCGGCTAA
- the glnE gene encoding bifunctional [glutamate--ammonia ligase]-adenylyl-L-tyrosine phosphorylase/[glutamate--ammonia-ligase] adenylyltransferase — MSPLSAALQAQAQQVVQRFQEVHGADCAFSEQEQWVLASSDFVSDALLAQPAWLATLREQPPAPGEWQHYAAWLQDELEEVRDEAQLMRTLRLFRRETLVRIAWAQAQGLCSTEETLLQLSGLAETLIVSARDWLYQTCCREWGTPCNAAGEPQPLLILGMGKLGGGELNFSSDIDLIFAYPENGQTQGGRRELDNAQFFTRLGQRLIKALDQQTIDGFVYRVDMRLRPFGDSGPLVMSFAALEDYYQEQGRDWERYAMVKARLMGGAEDAYSQELRKTLRPFVFRRYIDFSVIQSLRNMKGMIAREVRRRGLKDNIKLGAGGIREIEFITQVFQLIRGGREPALQGRSLLPTLQAVGELGLLENEQVRALSAAYLFLRRLENLLQAIGDQQTQTLPQDVLDQARLAYGMGLADWAALMAALDAHMQAVRAVFDDLIGDDSPDVGEDPDYQHYHSLWQDALEENELAPLTPHLDEEGRRQMLRTIADFRHDVDKRTIGPRGRDVLDQLMPRLLAEVCPRQDAPTALVRLAQLLLSIVTRTTYLELLVEYHAALSHLIRLCAASPMVANQLSRYPLLLDELLDPATLYQPVALDAYRSELRQYLLRVPEDDEEQKLEALRQFKQAQQLRIAAADIAGALPVMKVSDHLTYLAEAIIDAVVQQAWSDMVARYGQPTHLQEREGRGFAVIGYGKLGGWELGYSSDLDLVFLLDCPPEVMTDGDRCIDGRQFYLRLAQRVMHLFSTRTSSGILYEVDARLRPSGAAGMLVSTVEAFADYQQNEAWTWEHQALVRARIVHGDPALHQQFDAIRREILCKTRDAEVLKREVREMREKMRNHLGNKQRDLFDIKTDEGGITDIEFIAQYLVLRYAPGEPRLTRWSDNVRIFELMANYDIMPEEEARALTQAYVTMRDEIHHLALQEHSGKVGSEQFAAEREQVRVSWAKWLD; from the coding sequence ATGTCGCCACTTTCAGCCGCGTTGCAGGCTCAGGCACAGCAGGTTGTGCAGCGTTTTCAGGAAGTTCACGGCGCAGACTGCGCCTTTAGCGAGCAAGAGCAGTGGGTGCTGGCGTCGAGCGATTTCGTCAGCGACGCGCTTCTCGCCCAGCCGGCCTGGTTGGCGACGCTGCGCGAACAGCCGCCGGCGCCCGGCGAGTGGCAACACTACGCCGCCTGGCTGCAGGACGAACTGGAAGAGGTGCGCGATGAAGCGCAGCTGATGCGCACGCTGCGTCTGTTTCGCCGCGAAACGCTGGTGCGCATCGCCTGGGCGCAGGCGCAGGGGCTGTGTTCGACCGAAGAAACGCTGCTGCAGCTGAGCGGATTGGCGGAAACGCTGATCGTCAGCGCGCGCGACTGGCTGTACCAAACCTGTTGCCGCGAGTGGGGCACGCCGTGCAACGCCGCCGGCGAACCACAGCCGCTGCTGATCCTCGGCATGGGCAAGCTGGGCGGCGGCGAGCTGAACTTCTCGTCGGATATCGATCTGATCTTCGCCTACCCGGAAAACGGCCAAACCCAGGGCGGGCGGCGCGAGCTGGACAATGCCCAGTTCTTCACCCGCCTCGGCCAGCGGCTGATCAAAGCGCTGGATCAGCAGACCATCGACGGCTTCGTCTATCGCGTGGATATGCGGCTGCGGCCGTTCGGCGACAGCGGCCCGCTGGTGATGAGCTTTGCGGCGCTGGAGGATTACTACCAGGAGCAGGGGCGCGACTGGGAACGTTATGCGATGGTGAAGGCGCGCCTGATGGGCGGGGCGGAAGACGCTTACAGCCAGGAGCTGCGCAAAACCCTGCGGCCGTTCGTGTTCCGTCGCTATATCGATTTCAGCGTCATTCAATCATTGCGCAACATGAAGGGCATGATCGCCCGTGAAGTGCGGCGGCGGGGCCTGAAGGATAACATCAAGCTGGGCGCCGGCGGCATTCGCGAAATCGAGTTTATCACTCAGGTGTTTCAACTGATCCGCGGCGGCCGCGAGCCGGCGCTGCAGGGGCGTTCGCTGCTGCCGACGCTGCAGGCGGTGGGAGAACTGGGGCTGCTGGAGAACGAGCAGGTGCGGGCGCTGAGCGCCGCTTACCTGTTCCTGCGGCGGTTGGAGAACCTGCTGCAGGCGATCGGCGATCAGCAAACCCAGACGTTGCCGCAGGATGTGCTCGATCAGGCGCGGCTGGCTTACGGCATGGGGCTGGCGGATTGGGCGGCGCTGATGGCGGCGTTGGACGCACATATGCAGGCGGTGCGTGCGGTGTTCGACGACCTGATCGGCGACGATAGTCCGGATGTCGGCGAAGATCCCGACTATCAGCACTACCACAGCCTGTGGCAGGACGCGCTGGAGGAGAACGAGCTGGCGCCGCTGACGCCGCACCTCGATGAAGAGGGGCGCCGACAGATGCTGCGCACCATCGCCGATTTCCGCCATGACGTCGACAAGCGCACCATCGGCCCGCGCGGCCGCGACGTGCTCGATCAGCTGATGCCGCGCCTGCTGGCGGAGGTGTGCCCGCGGCAGGACGCGCCGACCGCGCTGGTGCGGCTGGCGCAGCTGCTGCTGAGCATCGTCACCCGCACCACCTACCTCGAGCTGCTGGTGGAGTATCATGCGGCGCTCAGCCATCTGATCCGCCTGTGCGCCGCGTCGCCGATGGTCGCCAACCAACTGTCGCGTTACCCGCTGTTGCTGGACGAACTGCTGGATCCGGCCACGCTGTATCAGCCGGTGGCGCTGGACGCCTATCGCAGCGAGCTGCGTCAGTACCTGCTGCGGGTGCCGGAAGACGACGAAGAGCAAAAGCTGGAGGCGCTGCGCCAATTCAAACAGGCGCAGCAGCTGCGCATCGCCGCGGCGGATATCGCCGGGGCGCTGCCGGTGATGAAAGTGAGCGATCACCTGACTTACCTGGCTGAGGCGATCATCGACGCGGTGGTGCAACAGGCCTGGAGCGACATGGTGGCGCGCTACGGCCAACCGACCCATCTGCAGGAGCGCGAAGGGCGCGGCTTTGCGGTGATCGGCTACGGCAAGCTGGGCGGCTGGGAGCTGGGCTACAGTTCCGATCTCGATCTGGTGTTCCTGTTGGATTGCCCGCCGGAGGTGATGACCGACGGCGATCGCTGCATCGACGGCCGTCAGTTCTATCTGCGGTTGGCGCAGCGGGTGATGCATCTGTTCAGCACCCGCACCTCCTCCGGCATTCTGTATGAAGTGGACGCGCGCCTGCGGCCTTCCGGCGCTGCGGGGATGCTGGTCAGCACCGTCGAGGCGTTCGCCGACTACCAGCAAAACGAAGCCTGGACCTGGGAGCATCAGGCCTTGGTGCGTGCGCGCATCGTGCATGGCGATCCGGCGCTGCATCAGCAGTTCGACGCGATCCGGCGCGAGATCCTGTGCAAAACGCGCGATGCGGAGGTGCTGAAGCGTGAAGTGCGCGAGATGCGCGAAAAGATGCGCAACCATCTCGGCAACAAACAGCGCGATCTGTTTGATATCAAAACCGATGAGGGCGGCATTACCGACATCGAATTTATCGCCCAATATCTGGTCTTACGCTATGCGCCGGGCGAACCGCGCCTGACGCGTTGGTCGGACAACGTGCGCATCTTCGAGCTGATGGCCAATTACGACATCATGCCGGAAGAGGAGGCGCGCGCGCTGACCCAGGCCTATGTCACCATGCGCGACGAGATCCACCATCTGGCGCTGCAGGAGCATTCCGGCAAGGTCGGCAGCGAGCAGTTCGCCGCCGAGCGTGAGCAGGTGCGCGTCAGCTGGGCCAAATGGCTGGATTAA
- a CDS encoding inorganic triphosphatase: MTVEIELKFIAAPEAVAALPQWLAAWPHQYSAPQKLTNIYFETADNFLRSHDMGLRIRGFDDRYEMTIKTAGKVVAGLHQRPEYNVAIAEPQLALAQFPADIWPQDCDITALQQALQPLFRTDFAREKWVVTYGQSEIEIGLDQGEVRAGDLSEALSEIELELLNGNTADLLALAGELAAHGGLRQGSLSKAARGYHLAQGNPPREVRPLRVLKPAAKATVEQGMIAAFELALSHWQYHEELWLRGDAQARAAVIEAVGTIRQALVIFGGLVPRKASADLRARLAELEPLLADKAAQPESLCYSAAYLQCKLALTSWLVSGAWRPFIDAKAQAKLDGSFKRFSDIMLGRSGAELKEAFSRTLNEDEYQEQLPRLTRQIAALILLSGAYPDEQTGPYIDAWRELQAALSERRQGWYEASRKQALSHAPFWLNGALR, encoded by the coding sequence ATGACCGTTGAAATTGAACTGAAATTCATTGCCGCGCCAGAAGCGGTGGCCGCGTTGCCGCAATGGCTCGCCGCCTGGCCGCATCAGTATTCCGCGCCGCAAAAGCTGACCAACATTTACTTCGAAACGGCCGACAACTTCTTGCGCAGTCATGATATGGGGCTGCGCATTCGCGGTTTTGACGATCGCTATGAAATGACCATCAAAACCGCCGGTAAAGTGGTGGCCGGCCTGCATCAGCGCCCGGAATACAACGTCGCTATCGCCGAGCCGCAGCTGGCGTTGGCGCAGTTCCCTGCCGACATCTGGCCGCAGGATTGCGATATCACGGCGCTGCAGCAGGCGTTGCAGCCGCTGTTCCGTACCGACTTCGCGCGTGAAAAGTGGGTGGTTACTTACGGCCAAAGCGAGATCGAGATTGGCCTGGATCAGGGGGAGGTGCGCGCCGGCGATCTCAGCGAAGCCCTGAGCGAGATCGAACTGGAGCTGCTGAACGGCAACACCGCCGATCTGCTGGCGTTGGCCGGCGAGCTGGCGGCGCATGGCGGGCTGCGGCAGGGCAGCCTGAGTAAGGCGGCGCGCGGCTACCATCTGGCGCAGGGTAATCCACCGCGCGAGGTGCGCCCGCTGCGGGTGCTGAAGCCGGCGGCGAAGGCGACCGTGGAGCAGGGAATGATCGCCGCCTTCGAGCTGGCGCTCAGCCACTGGCAGTATCATGAAGAGCTGTGGCTGCGCGGCGATGCGCAGGCGCGCGCTGCGGTCATCGAGGCGGTCGGCACGATCCGCCAGGCGTTGGTGATCTTCGGCGGCCTGGTGCCGCGCAAGGCCAGCGCCGATCTGCGCGCCCGCCTGGCCGAGCTCGAACCGCTGTTGGCGGACAAAGCCGCGCAACCCGAGAGCCTGTGCTATAGCGCCGCTTACCTACAATGTAAGTTGGCACTCACATCATGGCTGGTGAGCGGCGCCTGGCGGCCGTTTATCGACGCCAAAGCGCAGGCCAAGCTGGACGGTTCTTTCAAACGCTTCAGCGATATCATGCTGGGGCGCAGCGGCGCCGAGCTGAAAGAAGCCTTCAGCCGTACGCTGAACGAAGATGAATATCAGGAACAATTGCCGCGCCTGACGCGTCAGATTGCGGCGCTGATCCTGTTGTCGGGCGCCTACCCCGACGAGCAGACCGGGCCTTATATCGACGCCTGGCGCGAGCTGCAGGCGGCGCTGAGCGAGCGCCGCCAGGGCTGGTATGAAGCCAGCCGCAAACAGGCCTTATCGCATGCGCCATTCTGGTTAAACGGCGCGCTTCGTTAA
- a CDS encoding TIGR04211 family SH3 domain-containing protein — MQKLRLICLAALSFSITWAAHAEDKRYISDELSTYVHSGPGNQYRIVGTLNAGEEVTLLSVNDSTNYGQIRDPKGRTTWIPLDQLSQTPSLRTRVPELEQQVKTLTDKLANIDNTWNQRTSEMQEKVAGSDSTISSLQKENQDLKNQLVVAQKKVNAVNLQLDDKQRTIILQWFMYGGGVAGVGLLLGLLLPHLIPRRKNNNRWMN; from the coding sequence ATGCAGAAATTACGCCTGATTTGCCTTGCCGCGCTGAGCTTCAGCATCACTTGGGCCGCACATGCCGAAGATAAACGCTATATCTCCGATGAGTTAAGCACTTACGTCCATAGCGGCCCAGGTAATCAGTACCGTATTGTCGGCACTCTGAACGCCGGTGAAGAAGTCACCCTGCTGAGCGTCAACGACAGCACCAACTACGGCCAAATCCGCGATCCGAAAGGCCGCACCACCTGGATCCCGCTCGATCAGCTCAGCCAGACGCCAAGCCTGCGCACCCGCGTGCCGGAGCTGGAACAACAGGTGAAAACCCTGACCGACAAGCTGGCCAACATCGATAACACCTGGAACCAGCGCACCTCGGAAATGCAGGAAAAAGTCGCGGGCAGCGACAGCACCATCAGCAGCCTGCAGAAGGAAAACCAGGATCTGAAAAACCAGCTGGTGGTCGCGCAGAAGAAGGTGAACGCCGTTAACCTGCAGCTCGACGACAAACAGCGCACCATTATCCTGCAGTGGTTCATGTACGGCGGCGGCGTCGCCGGCGTCGGTTTGCTGCTGGGCCTACTGTTGCCGCACCTGATCCCACGCCGCAAAAACAACAATCGCTGGATGAACTGA